One window of Macrococcus sp. 19Msa1099 genomic DNA carries:
- a CDS encoding amino acid permease, with amino-acid sequence MENKNIIQKNIGFFPALALVMGTVIGSGVFFKVSNITEVTGTPGMTLLVWLLGGLITICAGLTVAELAAAIPRNGGLTTYIEYTYGKFSGFLAGWAQSFIYFPAMIAAQAIVFSEQVLNLLHLKDGWIVPVAFIAVASIYLINIIGSKAGGILQSVTLVVKLIPLIVIIIFGLMNTGDVEVSLAPNTGDTGINFFTAIGAGLLATMFAYDGWIHVGNIAGEMKNPKRDLPLAIVLGLGLVTVIYLLINATFLYTLPIDELKGNLSAATDASEILLGDMGGKLVTIGILISVYGALNGYTMTGMRLPYAMAEKNILPFKESFMKVTTAGIPWFSGLVQVIIGAIMITSRSFDAITNMLVFVIWAFYVMAFYAVFVLRKRESELERPYKVPLYPLIPAVAIIAGLFVMVNTLFTQPVLAIVGIIITLLGIPIYKMKIRVR; translated from the coding sequence ATGGAAAATAAAAATATAATTCAAAAAAATATTGGATTCTTTCCGGCACTTGCACTCGTTATGGGAACTGTTATCGGTTCAGGTGTTTTCTTTAAAGTATCCAATATAACAGAAGTGACAGGAACACCAGGAATGACTTTGCTTGTATGGCTGCTAGGAGGATTGATTACAATCTGCGCTGGCCTTACAGTCGCAGAGCTTGCAGCTGCAATTCCAAGGAACGGTGGATTGACAACATATATAGAATATACTTATGGCAAATTTTCAGGGTTTTTGGCAGGATGGGCACAAAGTTTTATCTACTTTCCAGCGATGATTGCAGCACAGGCAATTGTATTTTCAGAACAAGTACTCAACTTATTACATCTTAAAGACGGGTGGATTGTGCCAGTTGCATTTATTGCAGTGGCTTCGATTTACCTGATCAATATTATCGGATCTAAGGCAGGTGGTATTCTGCAGTCTGTAACGCTAGTGGTTAAACTTATTCCCTTGATCGTTATCATTATATTCGGTTTGATGAATACTGGAGACGTTGAAGTATCGCTTGCACCGAACACCGGAGATACGGGAATTAACTTCTTTACAGCGATTGGTGCAGGGTTACTTGCAACGATGTTTGCGTATGATGGCTGGATTCATGTCGGTAATATTGCCGGGGAAATGAAGAATCCAAAGCGTGACTTGCCGCTTGCAATTGTTCTAGGGTTAGGATTAGTTACTGTAATTTATTTATTAATTAACGCAACGTTCTTATATACATTGCCGATTGATGAACTTAAAGGGAATTTAAGTGCAGCTACAGATGCATCAGAAATTTTATTAGGAGATATGGGTGGAAAACTCGTTACGATTGGTATATTAATTTCAGTTTACGGTGCATTAAATGGCTATACAATGACAGGAATGCGTCTACCTTATGCTATGGCAGAGAAGAACATCCTGCCATTTAAAGAATCATTTATGAAAGTGACAACGGCAGGCATTCCTTGGTTCAGTGGACTGGTACAAGTTATTATTGGAGCAATCATGATTACTTCACGCTCGTTTGATGCAATTACTAATATGCTTGTATTCGTTATCTGGGCATTCTACGTGATGGCGTTCTATGCAGTGTTTGTACTAAGAAAGCGTGAAAGTGAGCTGGAACGACCATACAAAGTTCCGTTATATCCATTGATACCAGCCGTTGCAATTATTGCAGGTTTATTTGTAATGGTGAATACATTATTCACACAACCAGTGTTAGCGATTGTTGGGATCATTATAACGTTACTGGGAATACCAATTTATAAGATGAAGATTAGAGTGAGATAA
- a CDS encoding nitronate monooxygenase family protein — protein MSNQNPICNLLNIDYPIIQAGMAGSTTPELVAAISNEGGLGTIGAGYMNHEQLLTEINEVHQLTQNSFAVNLFVPEHPDVDESAIKLMQSILEPYYSKYNLNVPDIKSHTYESFEQMIDIIIEKHVPIVSFTFGIPDNKMISKLQSNDIKVIGSAASVEEAFLCEQAKMDAVVIQGYEAGGHRANFKTTNNIGLFALIPQVADVINIPIIAAGGIMDHRGINAALALGASGVQMGTAFLTSKESKAPVIHKEAIFNASETDTVLTKAISGKEARGIKNLLISQLEKFNDDILPYPYQNDLTSSLRKQAALHYQVEDLHLWCGQAPRLAKNNTAKEIFSEIIKNVSAY, from the coding sequence ATGTCTAATCAAAATCCGATATGCAACTTATTAAATATAGATTATCCAATCATTCAAGCAGGTATGGCAGGCTCGACCACACCTGAGCTTGTAGCAGCGATCAGCAACGAAGGCGGCCTTGGTACGATTGGTGCGGGCTATATGAACCATGAACAACTGTTAACTGAAATTAATGAAGTACATCAACTAACACAAAATTCTTTTGCTGTTAATTTATTCGTTCCCGAACATCCTGATGTAGATGAAAGTGCTATTAAATTAATGCAGTCGATTTTAGAGCCGTATTACTCTAAATATAATCTCAATGTGCCAGACATAAAATCACACACATATGAATCATTTGAGCAGATGATTGATATCATTATTGAAAAGCACGTCCCTATTGTAAGCTTCACGTTCGGTATTCCAGACAACAAGATGATTTCTAAGTTACAATCCAATGATATTAAAGTTATTGGCAGCGCAGCTTCAGTCGAAGAAGCATTCCTTTGTGAACAAGCAAAAATGGATGCAGTCGTCATTCAAGGTTACGAAGCAGGTGGACATCGTGCAAATTTCAAAACGACAAACAATATCGGTCTGTTTGCCTTAATCCCACAAGTTGCTGACGTAATTAACATCCCCATCATAGCAGCTGGTGGCATAATGGATCATCGTGGAATAAATGCTGCTCTCGCACTCGGTGCATCCGGTGTTCAGATGGGTACCGCCTTTTTAACAAGTAAAGAAAGCAAGGCGCCTGTTATTCATAAAGAAGCAATATTCAATGCATCAGAAACTGATACTGTACTGACGAAAGCAATAAGCGGCAAAGAAGCCCGTGGTATCAAGAATCTCCTGATCTCTCAATTAGAAAAATTTAACGATGACATTCTACCATATCCGTATCAAAATGATTTAACAAGCTCATTAAGAAAACAAGCAGCCTTGCATTATCAAGTAGAGGATCTCCATTTATGGTGTGGACAGGCTCCTAGACTTGCAAAGAATAATACTGCTAAAGAAATATTTAGTGAAATAATAAAAAATGTATCAGCCTATTGA
- a CDS encoding CorA family divalent cation transporter has protein sequence MTLTIMYQNKEHLLKKVEHDEDIPQDASFIWYDFEGANEEERLIFEKHFELNELTIEEVINKKSRPKYKKFPTYEYLVFQKIEKSTFEAETINILMKDNVLITYHDEDNEPLDELDAVAQELEENAPDTLTPHTATLMLLDKIVDFYTEIVEEIETKVLEFEKGHANDRMKNYIMNDIFELRSEMIKTKGIIVPMSELIDEIETDDTLIQTKHDHYYIHHIRDHVIKQQNMIKNAHELTDEIRSNYESFNNYRMNRVMQILTLVSTVFLPLTLIAGIYGMNFEYMPELKWHYGYFTVLFIMFSIMIGCMIYFKKKKWY, from the coding sequence ATGACGCTAACAATAATGTATCAGAACAAAGAACATTTACTTAAAAAAGTAGAACATGACGAAGATATCCCACAGGATGCATCTTTTATATGGTATGACTTTGAAGGTGCGAATGAAGAAGAACGCCTGATATTTGAAAAGCATTTTGAATTGAATGAGCTGACGATTGAAGAAGTAATCAATAAAAAATCACGACCAAAATATAAGAAGTTTCCAACATATGAATATCTCGTATTCCAGAAAATAGAAAAGTCAACGTTTGAAGCAGAGACAATCAATATCCTCATGAAAGATAATGTTCTTATTACATATCACGACGAAGATAATGAGCCGTTAGATGAATTGGATGCAGTTGCACAGGAGCTAGAAGAGAATGCACCAGACACTTTAACGCCACATACGGCAACGCTGATGTTGCTTGATAAGATTGTAGACTTTTATACAGAGATTGTTGAAGAGATAGAGACGAAAGTGCTTGAATTTGAAAAAGGACATGCGAATGATCGCATGAAGAACTATATTATGAATGATATATTTGAGCTACGCTCGGAAATGATAAAGACAAAGGGCATTATTGTTCCGATGAGCGAACTCATAGATGAGATAGAAACTGATGATACGTTGATTCAGACGAAACATGATCATTATTACATCCACCATATTAGAGATCATGTGATTAAGCAGCAGAATATGATAAAGAATGCACATGAACTGACCGATGAAATCAGAAGTAACTATGAGTCATTTAATAACTATCGGATGAATCGTGTGATGCAAATTCTTACCTTGGTTTCTACAGTATTTCTACCACTTACTCTGATCGCAGGGATATATGGTATGAACTTTGAATATATGCCGGAGTTAAAGTGGCATTATGGGTATTTCACTGTGTTATTCATCATGTTTTCCATCATGATTGGGTGCATGATTTATTTTAAGAAGAAAAAATGGTATTAA
- a CDS encoding cold-shock protein — protein MTQGTVKWFNAEKGFGFIEVEGGDDVFAHFSAIEGEGYKSLEEGQAVEFNIEEGQRGPQAANIVKL, from the coding sequence ATGACACAAGGTACAGTTAAATGGTTTAACGCAGAAAAAGGTTTTGGATTCATCGAAGTTGAAGGCGGAGACGACGTATTCGCTCACTTCAGCGCTATCGAAGGTGAAGGTTACAAATCTTTAGAAGAAGGTCAAGCAGTTGAATTCAATATCGAAGAAGGTCAACGTGGACCTCAAGCTGCTAACATCGTTAAATTATAA
- a CDS encoding cold-shock protein — MTQGTVKWFNAEKGFGFIEVEGGDDVFAHFSAIEGDGYKTLEEGQAVEFNIEEGQRGPQAANIVKL, encoded by the coding sequence ATGACACAAGGTACAGTTAAATGGTTTAACGCAGAAAAAGGTTTTGGATTCATCGAAGTTGAAGGTGGAGACGACGTATTCGCTCACTTCAGTGCTATCGAAGGAGACGGTTACAAAACTTTAGAAGAAGGTCAAGCAGTTGAATTCAATATCGAAGAAGGTCAACGTGGACCTCAAGCTGCTAACATCGTTAAATTATAA
- a CDS encoding DMT family transporter, which produces MFYFLFALAAGIVVPIQTAVNSRLRSYVLSPFVASFVSFSVGTIFLFFITLFTKHTVLIHPSIFIEEPGWIWLGGLLGLIGLTANILLFPVLGGVQTVVLPIMGQIIMSIMIDHFGLFQAPMHHLTLLRCAGLLILVAGVVMVIALPEWLRKRKQQAYMDFEEDTKSKLPFQITGIAGGMLMATQSAINGKLGSILASPVHAAFVSFLVGTIFLFIIVTIIRKEITQIRFAIGKDKPKWIWIGGILGSFFVFGMSYLVPIMGTGLVVIICLSGQIICSILLDSFGWIGAKQKKVTGVQYLGLAFIFLAIVLIRMN; this is translated from the coding sequence ATGTTTTATTTTCTATTTGCGCTTGCCGCAGGTATCGTCGTACCGATTCAGACAGCTGTTAATTCACGATTAAGAAGCTATGTGCTGTCACCGTTTGTTGCATCGTTTGTATCTTTTAGTGTGGGTACAATATTTTTATTCTTTATCACTTTATTTACTAAACATACTGTACTTATTCATCCTTCAATATTCATAGAGGAACCCGGATGGATATGGCTTGGGGGATTATTAGGGTTAATTGGCCTTACTGCAAATATTCTACTGTTTCCTGTGCTTGGGGGCGTGCAGACTGTCGTATTACCGATTATGGGCCAAATTATCATGAGTATCATGATTGATCACTTCGGGCTATTCCAGGCACCGATGCACCACTTGACATTGCTAAGGTGTGCTGGACTTTTAATCTTAGTCGCTGGTGTTGTAATGGTTATCGCACTACCCGAATGGTTAAGAAAACGCAAACAACAGGCCTATATGGATTTCGAAGAAGATACTAAATCAAAGTTGCCATTTCAGATTACCGGGATTGCAGGCGGCATGCTCATGGCCACTCAATCTGCAATTAATGGAAAACTCGGCAGTATATTAGCATCACCCGTACATGCAGCATTCGTTTCATTTTTAGTTGGTACCATATTTTTATTCATCATCGTAACTATTATAAGAAAGGAAATCACTCAGATTCGCTTTGCTATCGGCAAAGATAAACCGAAATGGATCTGGATAGGTGGAATACTCGGCTCTTTCTTCGTATTCGGTATGTCATATCTAGTCCCAATCATGGGCACAGGCCTCGTTGTAATTATTTGTTTATCCGGACAAATCATTTGTAGCATCCTGCTTGATTCATTTGGATGGATCGGTGCTAAACAGAAGAAAGTAACGGGGGTCCAATATCTAGGATTAGCCTTTATCTTCTTAGCTATCGTATTAATTCGTATGAATTAG
- a CDS encoding CidA/LrgA family protein, whose protein sequence is MEKLYHYLYWTLRVVLQVSLLTLFYLAGEFVNAHTLITIPGSLIGLILLFIALEIKVVRPEWLGLGVNALLKIMPILFVPTLVALMNYGPLFMKSGLFLMFDLVLSSLIIFFMTGWFTQMAVNYKKKRGESL, encoded by the coding sequence TTGGAAAAGCTATATCATTATTTATACTGGACATTGCGTGTTGTGCTGCAGGTAAGTTTGCTCACTTTGTTTTATCTGGCGGGAGAATTTGTTAACGCACATACATTAATCACAATTCCAGGTAGTCTGATCGGATTGATTCTTTTATTTATTGCCTTGGAAATAAAGGTTGTTCGTCCCGAATGGCTCGGTTTAGGTGTCAATGCACTGCTTAAGATTATGCCGATATTGTTTGTACCAACATTAGTAGCGCTTATGAACTATGGTCCACTTTTTATGAAGAGTGGTTTATTTCTAATGTTTGATCTGGTACTTTCTTCGCTTATTATCTTCTTTATGACAGGATGGTTTACACAAATGGCGGTTAACTATAAGAAGAAAAGAGGAGAATCTCTATGA
- a CDS encoding LrgB family protein — MIETLSLLFLTIILFTGAVALNKRYPKVWTLPIFTVSGLMIIILIGFHIPYKEYQHATAIFNFLLGPAIVAFALPLYQMRKVVVKYLHFIVAGFTMGLMVSLLATYLLAMVLPLDKTLVHSLWEKNVTLPVAMNIASSTNGSVALTSIAVIISGCIGFSFGHKVMKWMKIDHFVARGVAMAAVAHVFGTNTSMALSKEEGGIALVTMIGTAILASIVIPMLIV; from the coding sequence ATGATAGAAACATTAAGTTTATTATTTCTTACTATAATATTATTTACAGGAGCGGTTGCACTGAACAAACGTTATCCTAAAGTATGGACATTGCCTATCTTCACAGTAAGCGGGTTGATGATAATCATACTTATTGGTTTTCATATTCCTTATAAAGAGTATCAACATGCGACTGCGATTTTCAATTTTCTATTAGGACCTGCAATTGTAGCTTTCGCATTGCCGCTCTATCAAATGAGAAAAGTAGTAGTAAAATATCTCCACTTCATTGTAGCAGGCTTCACTATGGGGCTTATGGTATCGCTTTTAGCAACGTATTTGCTTGCTATGGTATTGCCACTAGATAAGACACTTGTGCATTCACTATGGGAAAAAAATGTGACATTGCCTGTTGCGATGAATATTGCATCTTCTACTAATGGTAGCGTAGCGTTAACATCCATTGCTGTGATTATTAGTGGCTGCATTGGATTTAGTTTCGGGCATAAGGTGATGAAGTGGATGAAAATTGATCACTTTGTAGCACGTGGTGTCGCCATGGCCGCGGTTGCACATGTATTTGGTACAAACACATCAATGGCACTTAGCAAAGAAGAAGGTGGTATCGCACTTGTAACGATGATTGGGACCGCAATACTTGCGAGTATTGTTATACCGATGTTAATTGTGTGA
- the lpdA gene encoding dihydrolipoyl dehydrogenase, giving the protein MKEKYDVAVIGGGPGGYVAAIRLAQYGKKVVLFEANNLGGTCLNVGCIPSKSLLRSAEIVETIKHSEEFGVMSKGFNIDYKVIKSRKDEIVNQLVTGVGYLLKKNNITIKNEYVESIEQSEVLTKENRYDVSQIILATGSKPFVPKIAGIDEIEFDTTDTIFQWTELPDKMVIIGGGVIGVEMAQAFASFDVEVTVVEVAEEILLTEDKAARDLVRNHLKDQGVHIIEHASIKKIEKGMLKLQDKTIPFDKVLIATGRKNNLELAKKLNVALSENQKFVEVNENMQTSIKHIYAIGDIVLGLQLAHVASHEGTIAAAHICKEPFKSGDSNAVPRCVYTTPEIASFGMDLETALNQGFDAHVYQYDLSGNGKAMAYGDTQGFVKIISEQKYGEILGAVICGPHATELISTILAVKESEGTVFEMKDQIFAHPTVSESIGEASLDYFDLAIHKP; this is encoded by the coding sequence TTGAAGGAAAAATACGATGTTGCAGTAATCGGTGGTGGCCCTGGTGGATATGTCGCAGCGATTCGTTTAGCTCAGTACGGTAAGAAAGTTGTGCTCTTTGAAGCAAACAATCTCGGTGGTACATGCTTAAACGTTGGCTGTATACCATCAAAATCATTACTTAGATCTGCTGAAATCGTCGAAACTATAAAGCATTCGGAAGAATTTGGCGTAATGAGTAAGGGATTTAATATTGATTACAAAGTAATTAAGTCACGTAAAGATGAAATCGTTAATCAACTTGTTACCGGTGTAGGTTACTTACTCAAGAAAAATAATATTACAATAAAAAATGAGTATGTTGAATCTATTGAGCAGTCAGAAGTTTTAACGAAAGAAAATCGTTATGATGTATCGCAAATTATTTTAGCAACAGGTTCAAAACCATTTGTTCCTAAAATAGCAGGTATTGATGAAATAGAGTTTGATACGACAGATACAATATTCCAATGGACTGAACTACCGGACAAAATGGTTATCATTGGTGGTGGTGTCATTGGTGTTGAAATGGCACAAGCTTTTGCATCATTTGATGTTGAAGTTACAGTGGTTGAAGTGGCTGAAGAAATTTTGTTAACGGAAGATAAAGCGGCGCGTGATCTTGTGAGAAATCACTTAAAAGACCAAGGCGTCCATATCATTGAGCATGCTTCGATTAAAAAAATCGAAAAAGGAATGCTTAAACTTCAAGATAAGACGATACCTTTTGACAAAGTATTAATTGCAACAGGTAGAAAGAATAATTTAGAACTCGCAAAGAAATTAAACGTAGCTTTAAGTGAAAATCAAAAGTTTGTTGAAGTTAATGAAAACATGCAAACAAGTATAAAACATATATATGCAATTGGAGATATCGTACTAGGATTGCAGTTAGCACATGTAGCTAGCCATGAAGGTACCATTGCAGCAGCCCATATCTGTAAAGAACCATTTAAATCTGGTGATAGTAACGCAGTACCGCGATGTGTCTATACGACACCAGAAATAGCTTCATTTGGTATGGATTTAGAAACAGCACTTAACCAAGGCTTTGATGCACATGTTTATCAATATGATCTCTCAGGAAATGGTAAAGCAATGGCTTATGGCGATACGCAGGGCTTTGTAAAGATTATCAGTGAGCAAAAGTATGGAGAAATTCTAGGGGCTGTCATCTGTGGTCCGCATGCGACCGAATTAATCAGTACCATACTCGCAGTGAAAGAATCAGAAGGTACGGTATTTGAAATGAAAGATCAAATATTTGCACATCCAACAGTTTCAGAATCTATTGGAGAAGCGAGTCTAGATTATTTTGATTTAGCAATTCATAAACCTTAA
- a CDS encoding thiamine pyrophosphate-dependent dehydrogenase E1 component subunit alpha, with translation MEKEKALWVYRKMNEIREFEDEVHRIFLTGEIPGFVHLYAGEEAVAVGACAELTDDDYITSTHRGHGHAIAKDCDILGMMAEIYGRKDGLNKGKGGSMHIAEVEKGILGANGIVGAGFPLANGAALSIKTLKQDAVAVCFFGDGASNEGTFHEGLNFASILNLPVIFICENNGFGEATPHSYASASETIAERASAYNMPGHLVDGKDVTAVNEKMIEAVKRAKAGEGPTLIECKTYRNYGHFEGDNQSYKSDKDELREVDPITIFKDKALEAQWFTEEEAKKIEDEAKALIKEAVEFAENSPLPDEASLLEDVYAD, from the coding sequence ATGGAAAAAGAAAAAGCATTATGGGTTTATCGTAAAATGAATGAAATCCGTGAATTTGAGGATGAAGTGCATAGAATATTCTTAACAGGGGAAATCCCTGGATTTGTTCACTTGTATGCCGGTGAAGAAGCAGTAGCAGTAGGCGCTTGTGCAGAATTAACGGATGATGACTACATCACGAGTACACACAGAGGACATGGTCATGCGATTGCAAAAGACTGTGATATTCTCGGAATGATGGCGGAAATATATGGACGCAAAGATGGCCTGAACAAAGGGAAAGGGGGGTCTATGCATATTGCTGAAGTTGAAAAAGGAATACTTGGTGCAAATGGTATTGTAGGTGCAGGATTCCCATTAGCAAATGGCGCAGCATTATCGATAAAAACGTTAAAGCAAGATGCTGTTGCAGTATGTTTCTTTGGAGATGGTGCATCTAACGAAGGTACTTTCCATGAAGGGCTTAACTTCGCATCGATTTTAAACTTACCTGTTATCTTTATCTGTGAAAATAATGGATTTGGCGAAGCAACCCCTCATAGTTATGCTTCTGCTTCAGAAACAATTGCGGAAAGAGCGTCAGCATATAATATGCCGGGTCATCTAGTGGATGGTAAAGATGTAACTGCTGTCAATGAAAAAATGATAGAAGCGGTGAAAAGAGCAAAAGCAGGTGAAGGCCCAACATTGATTGAATGTAAAACATATAGAAATTATGGACATTTTGAAGGGGATAACCAAAGTTATAAATCGGATAAAGATGAATTACGTGAAGTAGATCCGATTACGATTTTTAAAGATAAGGCACTTGAAGCGCAGTGGTTTACTGAAGAGGAAGCCAAAAAAATTGAAGACGAAGCAAAAGCGTTAATAAAAGAAGCGGTTGAATTTGCAGAAAATAGTCCATTACCAGATGAAGCATCTTTACTTGAAGATGTTTATGCAGATTAA
- a CDS encoding alpha-ketoacid dehydrogenase subunit beta has product MIMSREITYMAAVTEAIDQAMEKDETVILLGEDVAGGNTIEHLEGDEAWGGVFGLTKGIVGKYGRERVIDTPIAEQNYVGAGVGAAATGLRPIVELMFNDFIGYALDALLNQGSKMRYMFGGKAKIPMTLRTVHGAGASAAAQHSQSLYGMFGAIPGIKVVVPSNPYDAKGLLLAAVEDDNLVVFSEDKTLYGMKGDVPEEYYTVEIGKAKIIREGEDLSIVAIGKMVQIALEVADELEAADISVEVIDLVTVSPWDQETVLNSVKKTNRLIVIDEANPQSSTGHSISAVVGDKAFDYLDGPVKVITAPATPVPFASNLEKLYIPSKERVLEEADEIIQDLRK; this is encoded by the coding sequence ATAATAATGAGTAGAGAAATTACTTATATGGCTGCAGTAACTGAAGCTATTGATCAAGCGATGGAGAAAGATGAAACAGTCATTCTGTTAGGTGAAGACGTTGCCGGTGGGAATACGATTGAACATCTTGAAGGCGATGAAGCTTGGGGAGGTGTATTCGGTTTAACGAAAGGTATTGTCGGTAAGTATGGACGTGAGAGGGTTATTGATACACCAATTGCAGAACAGAACTATGTGGGTGCAGGAGTTGGTGCAGCAGCTACAGGGCTGAGACCGATTGTTGAACTGATGTTTAATGATTTCATCGGATATGCGTTAGATGCACTTCTGAACCAAGGGTCAAAGATGCGTTATATGTTTGGTGGCAAAGCTAAGATTCCGATGACTTTGAGAACCGTTCATGGTGCAGGCGCTTCTGCTGCTGCTCAACACAGTCAATCATTATACGGAATGTTTGGTGCGATACCTGGAATAAAAGTTGTGGTGCCATCAAATCCTTATGATGCGAAAGGCTTACTTTTAGCTGCAGTAGAAGATGATAACCTCGTCGTATTTTCTGAAGATAAAACTTTATATGGCATGAAAGGTGATGTGCCTGAAGAATATTATACAGTGGAAATTGGTAAAGCGAAGATTATTAGAGAAGGAGAAGACTTGTCGATTGTTGCAATCGGTAAGATGGTCCAAATTGCTCTAGAAGTTGCAGATGAACTGGAAGCTGCAGATATTTCAGTCGAAGTTATTGATTTAGTTACTGTTTCTCCATGGGATCAAGAAACAGTACTTAACTCCGTGAAGAAAACGAACCGCCTTATCGTGATTGATGAAGCAAATCCTCAGAGTAGTACAGGGCACAGTATTTCAGCTGTCGTCGGCGATAAAGCTTTTGATTATTTAGACGGACCTGTCAAAGTAATTACTGCACCTGCGACACCAGTGCCATTTGCATCAAATTTAGAGAAACTATATATTCCAAGTAAAGAACGTGTTCTAGAAGAAGCAGATGAAATAATTCAAGACTTAAGAAAGTGA